A single Anopheles funestus chromosome 2RL, idAnoFuneDA-416_04, whole genome shotgun sequence DNA region contains:
- the LOC125774832 gene encoding uncharacterized protein LOC125774832, with translation MEEAKLASLLNSIQKTRDKSVIYRNLVAIRTNFVTNDGGIRLLSSQDGIKVLVDLLNKPYEKVIEVVLSILGNCCTKKECCKQAFECGILKPLISIISNIPNPSIQCRGCRLLGNLAQHEPISYKIARDNDTTAYALSSILNESDNTAVLVMVIRAIRQLWHEKPLRSTLMEQGCIGRIVNLLIRFAQVESESDVLLSANQSPDSAQHTKASSIDNHDEEKVVLKHWHAPDRMVTKEKFNNIVRNMEHSQLCDIVGYQVIQNYRWKDRLDFQLPKSNETVKLFESVLKCLQMITTTVVQQVIAEVYGEAGAGLHCLVYLCGEKSPFRALSLKVVSNLAANPDAIDRLTECGVIKMAADLIMYADLDDSEKRYCINMMCLLTKEACNRGHIRRSGALQSFMKIAKQSHEKREQAMILYALYQYRFDSLSNEILLANGLVSFLVRILNGIIAEKEVAHIRHDEEERERNSHTSVFSKRRSNYAKAGKLRRSDLLFHYKSGNNGYHQQQQQQHHKAAKQSKLDPYCSAPESPDSGSSGYASTSYGTVRSPSMSVGSSPPRVPEDEAFEDDTEVYSPVCSDHEQEDETAVCNDGTNGDQQISVLAVVCPPNEANRTEEDEQEELETVDAAEETNDFDMVAYLIEDSSNAKWLDAVEEKDLLEEDSLGLKPSKATHPEDCIDDNEMFKIELDIATAKTFEKYPMQPTLTLLWSVSKSFPAMEFVQTDTLETLLKICKQAKKPRGRAFQTLANILKHVNHFLPLLKQDFVFRLHEMKSPYPAHGARCWSCDEMRTACNDLMSLFGSVGETGYGQGEIAHILRTGERDLKLRVSIIVLFVVRDTRLLHKLLFDMKVLEMVMDFILDEGTEQQQQQQQRLNGIACCAITRLSQNLAIFGEEEDTGTPSEKLEAKEFDNTVTICDESALSVDEKVMFRVRSGPTAPQETVFVSKALLMEGSEVFRRMFEGDHFIESKNNEVHLHEPITADGLRYFFYLVRLQTLNKLTGMAPPPKVIEASLDALSLAQKYLLPTIEKPVMNIIKTLLNDDCVLNVFEWSLKNYNQELLVASTYYFLYSDISGAAKWKLYRAANRSCYRDEWRRLLTETILYRVQPNAEL, from the exons ATGGAGGAAGCGAAGCTGGCCAGCCTGCTAAACAGCATACAAAAGACGCGCGATAAAAGTGTAATCTATCGTAATTTGGTCGCCATCCGGACGAACTTTGTGACGAACGACGGTGGGATCAGGTTGCTATCATCGCAAGATGGCATCAAAGTGTTGGTCGATTTGCTGAATAAACCGTACGAAAAGGTGATCGAGGTGGTGCTTAGCATACTGGGAAACTGCTGCACCAAGAAGGAATGCTGCAAACAG GCGTTCGAATGTGGCATACTGAAACCGTTGATTTCGATCATTTCCAACATTCCCAATCCAAGCATCCAGTGTCGTGGGTGCCGGCTACTGGGTAATCTGGCCCAACATGAACCGATCAGCTACAAGATTGCGCGGGACAATGACACTACGGCATACGCACTCAGCAGCATCCTCAACGAGTCGGACAACACGGCCgtgctggtgatggtgattCGCGCTATACGACAGCTGTGGCATGAAAAGCCCTTACGATCCACCCTAATGGAACAGGGTTGTATTGGCAGGATCGTTAACCTACTGATACGGTTCGCACAGGTTGAATCGGAATCGGATGTGCTCCTGTCCGCTAATCAATCGCCGGACAGTGCCCAGCACACCAAAGCATCGTCCATCGACAACCACGACGAGGAAAAGGTGGTACTGAAACACTGGCATGCCCCGGACCGGATGGTGACGAAGGAAAAGTTTAACAACATCGTACGCAACATGGAACACAGCCAGCTGTGTGATATCGTCGGGTATCAGGTGATTCAGAACTACCGCTGGAAGGATCGGCTCGATTTCCAGCTGCCGAAATCAAACGAAACGGTGAAGCTGTTCGAAAGTGTGCTCAAGTGTTTGCAGATGATAACGACCACGGTCGTGCAGCAGGTGATCGCCGAAGTCTACGGTGAAGCAGGCGCCGGTCTGCACTGTCTCGTGTATCTTTGCGGGGAAAAAAGTCCGTTTCGTGCACTGTCGCTAAAGGTGGTATCGAATTTAGCCGCTAATCCGGATGCAATCGACAGGCTTACGGAGTGTGGCGTTATCAAAATGGCAGCTGATTTGATCATGTACGCCGACCTGG aCGACTCGGAGAAACGATACTGCATTAATATGATGTGTTTGCTTACGAAGGAGGCTTGCAACCGGGGTCACATCCGACGCAGCGGCGCACTGCAATCGTTCATGAAGATCGCCAAACAGTCGCACGAAAAGCGCGAACAGGCGATGATACTGTACGCGCTGTACCAGTACCGGTTCGATAGTTTAAGCAACGAAATTCTGCTTGCCAATGGACTCGTAAGCTTTCTCGTGCGCATCCTGAACGGCATCATAGCGGAGAAGGAGGTCGCCCACATACGGCACGACGAGGAGGAACGAGAGCGGAACTCGCACACAAGCGTGTTTAGCAAGCGACGATCGAACTACGCCAAGGCTGGCAAATTGCGCCGTAGCGATCTACTTTTCCATTATAAATCGGGAAATAATGGGtaccatcagcaacagcagcaacaacatcacaaGGCTGCCAAACAGTCGAAGCTGGATCCGTACTGTTCGGCACCGGAATCCCCCGATAGTGGTAGCAGCGGGTATGCAAGCACCAGCTACGGTACGGTCCGCAGTCCTTCGATGAGTGTCGGATCAAGCCCTCCGCGTGTACCGGAAGATGAAGCGTTTGAGGACGATACGGAAGTTTACTCACCTGTGTGCAGCGATCACGAACAGGAGGACGAAACGGCGGTGTGTAATGATGGGACAAATGGCGATCAACAAATATCCGTGCTAGCCGTCGTTTGCCCTCCCAACGAAGCAAACCGAACCGAGGAAGATGAGCAGGAAGAGCTGGAAACGGTAGACGCAGCGGAAGAAACGAATGATTTCGATATGGTAGCATACCTCATCGAGGACAGTTCGAATGCAAAGTGGCTCGATGCGGTAGAGGAAAAGGATCTGCTCGAGGAGGACAGTTTAGGGCTGAAACCATCCAAAGCGACCCACCCGGAAGATTGCATCGATGataatgaaatgtttaaaattgagCTAGACATTGCTACGGCTAAAACCTTCGAAAAGTACCCGATGCAGCCGACATTAACGTTGCTGTGGTCCGTTTCGAAGTCCTTTCCCGCGATGGAGTTTGTACAGACGGACACGCTCGAGACGTTGCtcaaaatatgcaaacaaGCGAAGAAACCTCGTGGCCGAGCCTTCCAAACGTTGGCCAACATTTTGAAGCACGTCAATCATTTCCTACCGCTGTTGAAGCAAGACTTTGTCTTTCGGCTGCACGAGATGAAAAGTCCGTACCCGGCACACGGTGCCCGCTGCTGGAGCTGCGACGAAATGCGAACGGCTTGTAATGATCTGATGTCGCTGTTCGGTTCGGTGGGCGAGACAGGTTATGGGCAGGGTGAAATAGCGCACATATTGCGTACCGGCGAGCGAGATCTAAAGCTACGCGTGTCGATCATAGTGCTGTTTGTCGTACGTGACACGCGACTGCTTCACAAGCTGCTCTTCGACATGAAGGTGCTCGAGATGGTAATGGATTTTATACTGGACGAAGGcaccgagcagcagcagcagcaacaacagcgaCTGAACGGCATTGCCTGTTGCGCCATTACACGATTATCACAGAACTTGGCCATTTTCGGCGAGGAAGAAGATACCGGCACACCGAGCGAGAAGCTAGAGGCGAAAGAATTCGACAACACCGTCACGATCTGTGACGAGTCCGCGCTGAGCGTGGACGAAAAAGTGATGTTCCGCGTTCGGAGCGGTCCCACGGCACCACAGGAAACGGTGTTTGTAAGCAAAGCATTACTGATGGAAGGCAGCGAAGTGTTTCGCCGCATGTTCGAGGGCGATCATTTCATCGAGTCGAAAAACAACGAAGTGCACCTGCACGAACCGATCACAGCGGATGGTTTGCGGTACTTTTTCTACCTCGTTCGGCTGCAAACGTTAAACAAACTGACCGGCATGGCACCACCGCCGAAGGTGATCGAAGCGAGCCTGGATGCGCTCAGTCTCGCGCAGAAGTATCTGCTGCCGACGATCGAGAAACCGGTAATGAACATCATCAAAACGCTGCTGAACGATGACTGTGTGCTGAACGTGTTCGAGTGGTCATTGAAGAACTACAACCAAGAGCTGCTAGTCGCATCGACGTACTACTTCCTCTACTCGGACATTAGCGGGGCGGCCAAATGGAAGCTTTACCGCGCGGCCAATCGATCGTGCTATCGGGATGAATGGAGACGGTTACTTACCGAAACAATCCTGTACCGCGTGCAACCAAATGCGGAGCTTTAA
- the LOC125774842 gene encoding uncharacterized protein LOC125774842: MELKFDHRRTMRGIRKCSHCGSLNGNRAVRCKNQLCQQKVKDIPNPVQCSSSSTLIVVQLHQTGYTNGRLYSVRDGHREGSRNIVRTSICADGTIAALTVIQGRDITDEGNLLRVISSCKSIAEAVPLLKETTNSLAVSEEEKLSLWEKCCHPGGPLVQRVSSDLFVVGHWPSPYGLSHVVALKKNQKFSHFQCDCQTNKSSPIECWHMRAVAAGLLSAPETYGERWTALLEKFVDKKSPISPSTALLDGVHGENSVLSYEYLLATDDAEYISMPSEHIEMQSMLNSQYMELFNDEENSNTVTDETTRNLLPTTCIPDIFAGGEESLHLMDCQIELMDELDPTDRIDFCPSFIECEDSLPVSETGENSQEEKMVRITTKKGALKRSGRMAREKLTRGSYSVRKLMKVLESNGIIFNRLQQVSGLKNVSPMPAYEATQCNLSFTCWLESVIEQLNSVIDYNTDGKPAVQTFRIQEDFFHCLRARFSIGHRLRQPEPAHDTTEQECDRSQMYKFTHHKSLLHVFRTDKIELCFEKKFTQGPDDRYVPLELSEDSEPLSEPENRPIRPHCYSTYIKLGRYRHEPDPERVYYFSLEWIGGVLPRSGFGDLRISFQYGHRMNNQYMTPPAMLHTA; this comes from the coding sequence ATGGAGTTAAAATTTGATCATCGACGTACAATGCGAGGCATTCGCAAATGTTCCCATTGCGGATCGCTCAACGGAAATCGTGCTGTTCGATGCAAAAATCAGCTTTGTCAACAAAAAGTAAAGGACATTCCAAATCCTGTGCAATGCAGCTCTTCGTCTACATTGATTGTGGTACAACTGCATCAAACGGGTTATACGAATGGTCGGCTGTACAGTGTTCGTGATGGCCATCGTGAAGGTTCGCGGAACATCGTCCGTACGAGTATCTGTGCTGATGGCACAATTGCAGCCCTTACTGTCATCCAAGGCAGAGATATTACTGATGAAGGAAATCTATTGAGAGTCATTTCGTCGTGTAAATCCATTGCAGAAGCGGTACCATTGCTGAAGGAAACGACAAATTCGCTCGCCGTTTCGGAAGAGGAAAAGCTTTCGCTGTGGGAAAAATGTTGCCATCCGGGAGGCCCATTAGTACAGCGTGTATCGAGTGATTTGTTCGTCGTTGGTCATTGGCCATCACCGTACGGACTGTCTCATGTAGTTGCactaaaaaagaatcaaaaattttcccattttcaatGCGACTGTCAGACGAATAAATCATCTCCAATCGAATGCTGGCATATGCGCGCGGTAGCTGCTGGTTTACTGAGTGCCCCAGAAACATACGGAGAACGATGGACTGCTCTGCTGGAAAAATTTGTAGACAAAAAATCACCCATATCACCATCAACTGCACTGCTGGATGGTGTTCATGGTGAGAATTCGGTGCTTTCGTACGAATATCTTCTCGCGACAGATGATGCCGAGTACATATCGATGCCCAGCGAACATATTGAAATGCAATCAATGTTGAATTCACAATACATGGAACTTTTTAACGATgaagaaaacagcaacacgGTCACCGATGAAACGACACGCAATTTGCTGCCCACTACCTGCATTCCGGACATATTTGCCGGTGGTGAAGAAAGTCTCCATTTGATGGACTGTCAGATCGAACTGATGGACGAACtcgatccaacggatcgcatCGATTTCTGCCCTTCGTTCATTGAGTGTGAAGATAGCTTGCCAGTGTCGGAAACGGGCGAGAATTCGCAGGAAGAAAAGATGGTTCGAATTACAACCAAAAAGGGTGCACTCAAGCGCTCTGGAAGAATGGCTCGTGAGAAGCTTACACGCGGCAGTTATAGCGTTCGCAAACTGATGAAAGTGCTTGAATCGAatggaataatttttaataggCTGCAGCAGGTGAGCGGTTTGAAGAATGTTTCACCGATGCCAGCTTACGAAGCAACCCAATGCAATTTGTCCTTCACATGCTGGCTTGAGTCCGTAATAGAGCAGCTAAACTCCGTCATCGACTATAACACGGATGGTAAGCCGGCTGTGCAAACGTTTCGCATACAGGAAGATTTTTTCCACTGTTTGCGAGCACGTTTTTCCATTGGCCATCGTTTACGGCAACCGGAACCGGCACATGATACCACGGAGCAGGAATGTGACCGATCGCAGATGTATAAATTTACACACCACAAAAGTCTTCTGCATGTATTTCGAACGGATAAAATTGAGCTTTGCTTCGAAAAGAAATTCACCCAGGGACCGGATGATCGTTACGTACCGTTGGAACTGTCGGAGGACAGCGAACCACTTTCGGAGCCGGAAAATAGACCCATTCGACCACATTGTTACAGCACGTACATTAAGCTGGGACGCTACAGACATGAACCGGACCCGGAACGGGTGTATTACTTTTCGCTCGAATGGATTGGCGGTGTGCTTCCGCGCAGTGGCTTTGGTGATCTTCGGATATCGTTCCAATATGGGCATCGGATGAACAACCAGTACATGACACCACCGGCTATGCTGCACACGGCGTAA
- the LOC125774867 gene encoding thioredoxin-related transmembrane protein 1-like, whose product MMFRTALVAAFLCGLGVHLVQSHPGSKSQVIELDESNWDRMLTDEWLVEFYAPWCPACKSLAPIWDDLSTWSDDLNIKTAKVDVTSSPGLSGRFFVTALPTIFHVINGEFRQYKGPRDMNSFMSFIEEKKWETLEQVSAWRNPDSIQMSLVSLFFKLSHFLKELNTMLLKEYGLPVWGSYTLFGIGTVLLGAIFGLILVCIIDCLFPPKSGQRQSFSEHKQKVRAEKVPEELRGDELVDEDEEKRTVDDDGEYDDEEENAEADEKETSEGEKFSGSEDSDDEEPAAAPAKESQDTDKKSQPEPVAEEKKEKTTTSPDVRKRKPRKAD is encoded by the exons ATGATGTTCCGGACTGCACTTGTGGCGGCATTCTTATGTGGCCTTGGCGTACACCTGGTACAGTCGCACCCCGGATCGAAATCGCAGGTTATCGAACTGGACGAATCCAACTGGGACCGAATGCTAACGGACGAGTGGTTGGTGGAGTT CTATGCACCATGGTGTCCGGCCTGCAAAAGTCTGGCTCCCATTTGGGATGACCTTTCAACGTGGTCGGACGATTTGAACATCAAAACTGCGAAGGTGGACGTGACGTCATCGCCGGGTTTAAGTGGAAGATTTTTCGTCACAGCGCTACCAACGATTTTCCACGTAATAAACGGTGAATTCCGCCAGTACAAGGGACCACGCGATATGAACTCGTTCATGTCGTTCATCGAGGAGAAGAAGTGGGAAACGTTGGAGCAGGTATCGGCCTGGCGCAATCCTGACTCAATCCAAATGTCACTCGTTTCGCTGTTCTTCAAGCTTTCACATTTCCTGAAA GAGCTAAATACGATGCTGCTGAAGGAATACGGTTTGCCCGTCTGGGGATCGTACACCCTGTTTGGAATCGGTACGGTCCTGCTCGGTGCCATCTTCGGACTGATACTGGTATGCATCATCGACTGTCTCTTCCCACCCAAATCTGGCCAGCGGCAAAGCTTCTCCGAGCACAAGCAGAAGGTTCGCGCCGAAAAGGTACCGGAAGAGCTGCGCGGTGACGAACTGGTGGATGAGGATGAGGAAAAACGAACCGTCGACGATGATGGCGAGTATGACGATGAAGAAGAGAATGCTGAAGCGGACGAAAAGGAAACCTCCGAGGGTGAGAAATTCTCTGGCAGCGAAGATTCGGACGATGAAGAACCTGCGGCGGCCCCTGCGAAAGAGAGCCAGGACACGGATAAGAAATCGCAGCCCGAACCGGTCGCCgaagagaagaaggaaaagactACCACCAGTCCAGACGTGCGAAAACGCAAGCCAAGAAAGGCGGACTAA
- the LOC125774836 gene encoding peroxisome assembly factor 2: MMENQIRRWHLLLYISRIRFPRYPAYYFPVFVLLQGFKKLRFDLKLRSLDFYLQPIPNVLFEQAQSNQLVNSEHTLFVSPTVFREYVVEHEINWINLVLKVAKSTEPTESTETQPGKSLVSIILNKQDVSLLCQIAPHPDVPITALWVKENLVENLNERYTRSGERYRGRLQRIAEGQHLPAIVAKANIFIYQTPYDLSSDMVDFILGRYFETPRLLYRNHTYQVPLTERFLGNTFYTKNFAILAHMKSLWFKCLNLDSTAGGFEMSGIVQKSLTTLQQTTTYNNFLLPERFDGPNMRPSCPFGLRKYFDSLRSSLQAYMKMENNGLVQNGIYPVFMLRGERGIGKMAVLRSVASALGIPIYYADCSEIMTSISSQTETKLSSAFNKAKVCEPLIICLENFEVFGVDNEGHEDQRITGSFQAELSTLFSRKYSHPVVVVAIANQKESNTPKLTSLFLEVIQLHPPTTGERYDLLRWISLTQRYRLPSRQLHKIAEQSQGFTLSDLELLYGNALEAWRRSKDARVQSKHFLESLESMQSTFSDSLGAPKVPKVLWSEIGGLAKLKSEIQNSIGLPLRHKHLMGKNMRRSGILLYGPPGTGKTLIAKAVATECNLSFLSVQGPELLNMYVGQSEQNVREVFARARTASPCVLFLDELDSLAPNRGVSGDSGGVMDRVVSQMLSEMDGISKDPGQQIFILAATNRPDLIDPALLRPGRFDKLLYVGPSCTVEDKESVLRAVTGRFRLATNLTLRKIAECLQQDMTGADMYSICSNAWLSAVRRTVKETIAGDSIEEGLSADQVIVTEEDFKEAIKKFIPSISPADMAYFNQLKGNFSV, translated from the exons CTAGACTTTTACCTGCAACCCATACCGAATGTGCTGTTCGAGCAGGCTCAGTCCAACCAGCTAGTGAACTCGGAACATACGCTCTTCGTATCGCCAACCGTGTTCCGGGAGTATGTGGTGGAACACGAAATTAATTGGATCAATCTTGTCTTGAAGGTAGCAAAATCAACGGAACCAACGGAATCAACGGAAACTCAGCCTGGCAAAAGTCTCGTATCGATCATACTGAACAAGCAGGATGTGTCCTTACTCTGCCAAATAGCACCGCATCCGGATGTGCCTATAACAGCGCTTTGGGTCAAGGAGAATCTGGTGGAAAATCTTAACGAACGTTACACCCGCAGCGGAGAACGATACCGCGGTCGTTTACAACGTATCGCCGAAGGTCAGCATCTGCCAGCGATTGTTGCGAAAGCGAACATCTTTATCTACCAAACGCCGTACGATTTGAGCTCGGACATGGTAGATTTCATCCTGGGACGTTACTTTGAAACACCGCGGCTACTCTACCGAAACCACACTTATCAGGTTCCGCTGACGGAGCGCTTTTTGGGCAATACTTTCTATACGAAAAATTTCGCTATACTGGCCCACATGAAGTCACTTTGGTTCAAATGCCTCAACCTTGATTCAACTGCCGGCGGATTCGAGATGAGCGGCATCGTGCAAAAAAGTCTTACGACACTGCAGCAAACGACAACGTACAATAACTTTTTGCTTCCGGAACGATTCGATGGACCTAACATGCGACCCAGCTGTCCGTTCGGGTTGCGAAAATATTTCGACTCCTTGCGCTCGTCACTGCAGGCGTACATGAAGATGGAAAACAATGGATTAGTGCAGAACGGAATTTACCCGGTGTTTATGCTGCGCGGTGAACGTGGGATCGGCAAGATGGCTGTGCTACGATCAGTTGCCAGTGCACTCGGTATTCCTATTTATTATGCGGATTGTAGCGAAATCATGACCTCCATTAGCTCCCAAACGGAGACGAAGCTAAGCAGCGCCTTCAACAAGGCGAAGGTATGCGAGCCGTTGATTATTTGTCTGGAAAACTTTGAAGTGTTCGGTGTCGACAACGAAGGCCACGAGGATCAGCGTATAACGGGTTCCTTTCAGGCGGAACTATCCACTCTTTTCAGCCGGAAGTATTCTCATCCAGTGGTGGTAGTGGCCATTGCAAACCAGAAAGAATCGAACACACCCAAACTGACCTCGCTGTTTCTGGAGGTGATACAACTTCATCCACCAACCACCGGTGAACGGTACGACCTTTTACGTTGGATCTCCCTAACCCAGCGTTATCGACTTCCCAGCCGACAGCTGCATAAAATTGCCGAACAAAGCCAAGGGTTCACACTGTCCGATTTGGAGCTTTTGTACGGGAATGCCCTGGAAGCGTGGCGTCGCTCCAAAGACGCACGGGTACAGTCGAAACATTTCCTCGAGTCGTTGGAAAGCATGCAATCTACCTTCTCGGACAGTCTCGGTGCACCGAAAGTACCGAAGGTGCTGTGGTCGGAGATTGGTGGTTTGGCAAAGCTGAAGTCGGAAATACAAAACTCGATCGGATTGCCGTTGCGCCACAAGCATCTAATGGGGAAGAATATGCGCCGGTCGGGTATACTGCTGTACGGCCCACCGGGCACTGGAAAGACGCTGATTGCGAAGGCTGTCGCGACCGAGTGCAACTTAAGCTTCCTCTCCGTGCAGGGACCCGAGCTGCTAAACATGTACGTCGGACAGAGCGAGCAGAATGTGCGAGAAGTATTCGCACGGGCAAGGACCGCTTCACCTTGCGTGCTGTTTCTCGACGAACTTGACTCATTGGCACCGAATCGCGGTGTGAGCGGAGATTCCGGTGGCGTAATGGATCGTGTGGTCTCACAAATGCTTAGCGAGATGGACGGCATATCGAAGGATCCGGGACAGCAAATTTTTATACTGGCCGCCACAAATCGTCCAGATCTAATTGATCCAGCTCTGTTGCGTCCGGGACGGTTCGATAAGCTGCTGTACGTTGGTCCGAGCTGTACGGTGGAAGATAAGGAAAGTGTACTGCGTGCCGTGACGGGACGTTTCCGGCTGGCGACGAACCTAACGCTGCGAAAGATCGCCGAATGCTTGCAGCAGGATATGACCGGTGCGGATATGTATTCGATCTGTTCGAATGCTTGGTTGAGTGCAGTACGGCGCACCGTTAAAGAAACCATTGCAGGAG ATTCCATCGAGGAGGGTCTCAGTGCGGATCAGGTGATCGTAACGGAGGAAGATTTCAAAGAAGCGATTAAAAAGTTCATCCCCTCTATAAGCCCCGCCGACATGGCGTACTTTAATCAGCTGAAGGGAAACTTTAGTGTATGA